A single window of [Clostridium] hylemonae DSM 15053 DNA harbors:
- a CDS encoding ABC transporter permease produces MKQLLAGPYMFWCAAFIIIPLLMILYYGLTDKNGGFTLLNIARITTPENLKALGLALLLSFISTVFCLILAYPLSMILTNLGVNQQSFIVLIFILPMWMNFLLRTLAWQNLLEKNGIINVVLEFLHLPSLDIINTPYAIVLGMVYNFLPFMVLPIYNVLSKIDKDIIAAARDLGANNVQTFLRIILPLSVPGIISGVTMVFVPALTTFVISDLLGGSKILLIGNVIEQEFKQGSNWHVGSGLSLVLMVFIIISMALIAKYDKDGEGTAF; encoded by the coding sequence ATGAAACAGCTGCTGGCAGGACCGTACATGTTCTGGTGTGCAGCCTTCATCATCATTCCCCTGCTCATGATCCTGTACTATGGTCTCACGGACAAAAACGGGGGCTTTACTCTGCTGAATATCGCCAGGATAACAACGCCGGAGAACTTAAAAGCGCTCGGGCTGGCTCTGCTGCTCTCCTTTATCAGCACGGTCTTCTGCCTTATACTCGCCTACCCGCTCTCCATGATCCTTACGAATCTCGGCGTGAACCAGCAAAGCTTTATCGTACTCATCTTCATCCTTCCCATGTGGATGAACTTCCTTCTGCGGACACTGGCATGGCAGAATCTGCTGGAAAAGAACGGCATTATCAACGTTGTCCTCGAATTCCTGCACCTTCCGTCGCTGGATATCATCAATACGCCTTATGCCATTGTGCTCGGCATGGTGTATAATTTTCTGCCGTTTATGGTGCTGCCGATCTATAACGTACTGTCGAAGATCGACAAGGATATCATTGCCGCCGCACGGGACCTTGGCGCCAACAACGTGCAGACGTTTCTGCGCATCATACTACCCCTCAGCGTCCCGGGCATCATCAGCGGAGTCACCATGGTGTTTGTCCCGGCGCTCACTACCTTCGTCATCTCCGACCTGCTCGGAGGGAGCAAGATACTGCTGATCGGCAACGTCATCGAGCAGGAGTTCAAGCAGGGAAGCAACTGGCACGTCGGTTCCGGGCTTTCACTCGTACTGATGGTATTTATTATCATAAGCATGGCGCTCATCGCCAAATATGACAAAGACGGGGAGGGAACTGCGTTTTGA
- a CDS encoding L,D-transpeptidase family protein, producing the protein MSDMQKRPEDIDRESEEIIEETMKEIFDDINNSDEFKEMDDSYEESEEAADESGQEDKAEEENGRPLSEDTDAGGLSSDDSDIETAGVEEEPDSEDEAAEEEASEDGDESDEDDFEPDEDDVESNEDDFEPDEDDVESNEDDFESDEDDGEEEETEAEKELRRHRRRKKAGIIAASVAGALILIYIGFAVFFSSHFMFFTEINGQDFSMKSVSQVEEYMKKQVADYVLTLKESDGGTETIRGADISLEYVQGKELKQLVKKQNNFLWIESLWKHPEITAEVGVKYDENALKSITENLKCLNPDNQTASVDAHPEFKDTEFVIVPEVIGTQIDTEKFNEAVSTAINGFVSSVDLADAGCYIKPRFVSDSKEVTAAKDAMNSYLGASVTYDFSPNTEVVDASVISQWVKVDADMNVTFDEEAVKAYIQTLADKYNTKGKTRTFTTAGGNSVTVEGGSYGWRIDQEAEYNALTANIKNGETVTREPEYSSRAASHDVNDFGNTYAEVDLTNQQMYFIQNGQVVLQTGIVTGNPNKGNGTPQGTYSLAYKALDQVLRGKKKPDGTYEYESPVKFWMPFNGGIGFHDATWQPTFGGSRYQTNGSHGCVNMPYDKAAQLYDLISAGTPVILHY; encoded by the coding sequence ATGTCAGATATGCAGAAGAGACCAGAAGATATCGACAGAGAATCCGAAGAAATCATAGAAGAAACTATGAAGGAGATCTTTGACGATATCAATAACTCAGACGAATTTAAGGAAATGGATGACAGCTATGAAGAATCCGAAGAAGCAGCAGATGAATCTGGTCAGGAAGATAAAGCAGAAGAGGAAAATGGCAGGCCGCTTAGTGAAGATACTGACGCCGGTGGCCTATCTTCTGATGACAGTGATATTGAAACAGCCGGAGTAGAAGAAGAGCCTGACTCTGAAGACGAAGCGGCGGAGGAAGAAGCATCCGAAGATGGCGATGAATCTGATGAGGACGACTTTGAACCCGATGAGGATGACGTTGAATCCAATGAGGACGACTTTGAACCCGATGAGGATGATGTTGAATCCAATGAGGACGACTTTGAATCCGATGAGGATGACGGGGAAGAGGAAGAGACGGAAGCGGAGAAAGAGCTGAGGAGGCACAGAAGGAGAAAGAAGGCCGGAATTATTGCCGCCTCTGTTGCGGGGGCTCTTATTCTTATATATATTGGATTTGCTGTTTTTTTCAGCAGTCATTTTATGTTTTTCACAGAGATCAACGGACAGGACTTTTCGATGAAGAGTGTCAGCCAGGTGGAAGAGTATATGAAAAAGCAGGTTGCTGATTATGTACTGACACTGAAAGAATCGGACGGCGGTACAGAGACGATACGCGGCGCGGATATTTCCCTGGAATATGTTCAGGGAAAGGAACTGAAGCAGCTTGTCAAAAAGCAGAATAATTTTCTCTGGATCGAGTCGCTCTGGAAGCACCCTGAGATCACGGCGGAAGTCGGTGTTAAATATGACGAGAATGCGCTGAAAAGTATTACTGAGAATTTAAAATGCCTGAACCCGGACAATCAGACGGCCTCTGTTGACGCACATCCGGAATTTAAAGATACAGAATTTGTCATTGTTCCGGAAGTGATCGGCACTCAGATAGATACTGAAAAGTTTAATGAGGCAGTGTCTACCGCGATCAACGGGTTCGTATCAAGTGTGGATCTGGCGGATGCGGGGTGTTACATCAAGCCCAGATTTGTCTCTGATTCCAAAGAGGTGACAGCGGCAAAGGATGCCATGAACAGTTATCTCGGTGCGAGTGTTACGTATGATTTCAGTCCGAACACGGAAGTTGTGGACGCTTCTGTCATCTCCCAGTGGGTGAAGGTGGATGCCGACATGAACGTGACCTTTGATGAAGAGGCGGTAAAAGCTTACATCCAGACGCTGGCGGATAAGTATAACACAAAAGGGAAAACGAGGACATTTACCACGGCAGGCGGCAACAGTGTTACCGTGGAGGGCGGAAGCTACGGATGGAGGATCGACCAGGAGGCAGAATACAATGCGCTGACAGCCAATATAAAGAACGGCGAGACAGTGACAAGAGAGCCGGAATATTCCAGCCGGGCGGCAAGCCACGATGTAAATGACTTTGGAAATACGTATGCGGAAGTAGATCTTACGAACCAGCAGATGTATTTTATACAGAACGGCCAGGTAGTGCTTCAGACCGGAATTGTAACCGGGAATCCGAACAAAGGAAACGGAACGCCGCAGGGGACGTACTCTCTGGCGTACAAAGCGCTTGACCAGGTGCTCAGAGGCAAGAAAAAACCAGACGGCACGTATGAGTACGAGTCGCCGGTTAAGTTCTGGATGCCATTTAACGGGGGCATCGGGTTCCACGACGCGACATGGCAGCCTACATTTGGAGGCTCCAGATATCAGACAAACGGTTCACACGGCTGTGTGAATATGCCGTATGACAAGGCGGCCCAGCTGTATGATCTTATCTCAGCGGGCACACCGGTAATTCTGCATTATTAA
- the tgt gene encoding tRNA guanosine(34) transglycosylase Tgt: MYEVLKRDGLAKRGRLQTVHGVIETPVFMNVGTAAAIKGAVSTEDLQEIKTQVELSNTYHLHVRPGDVVVKELGGLHKFMVWDKPILTDSGGFQVFSLAGLRRIKEEGVYFQSHIDGRKIFMGPEESMQIQSNLASTIAMAFDECPSSVADRNYIEKSVERTTRWLARCKKEMERLNSLPGTINPRQLLFGINQGGICEDIRIRHAKEIAAMDLDGYAVGGLAVGESHEDMYRILDAVVPHLPVDKPSYLMGVGTPANILEAVDRGIDFFDCVYPSRNGRHGHVYTNGGKLNLFNARYELDAGPIEEGCGCPACRTYSRAYIRHLLKAKEMLGMRLCVLHNLYFYNTMMEEIREAIEKGSYKEYKTKKLAKMAGQEV, encoded by the coding sequence ATGTATGAAGTGTTAAAACGAGATGGTCTTGCCAAAAGAGGAAGGCTGCAGACAGTACATGGAGTCATTGAGACTCCTGTATTCATGAACGTGGGAACAGCGGCGGCGATCAAGGGCGCTGTTTCCACCGAAGATCTGCAGGAAATAAAGACACAGGTGGAGCTTTCCAATACATATCATCTGCATGTACGTCCTGGTGACGTTGTGGTGAAAGAGCTTGGCGGGCTCCACAAATTTATGGTCTGGGATAAGCCGATCCTTACGGATTCTGGCGGATTCCAGGTTTTTTCTCTGGCAGGGCTCAGAAGGATCAAGGAAGAAGGGGTATACTTTCAGTCTCATATTGACGGAAGAAAGATATTTATGGGACCGGAGGAGAGTATGCAGATACAGTCTAATCTGGCGTCCACTATCGCCATGGCATTTGACGAATGTCCGTCCAGCGTGGCGGACAGGAATTATATAGAGAAGTCTGTGGAGCGCACAACGAGGTGGCTCGCCCGGTGCAAAAAGGAGATGGAGCGTCTGAACAGTCTGCCCGGTACGATCAATCCGCGCCAGCTTCTCTTTGGCATCAACCAGGGAGGTATCTGTGAGGATATCCGCATCCGGCACGCAAAGGAGATCGCGGCTATGGACCTGGACGGCTATGCAGTAGGCGGGCTGGCAGTGGGAGAGTCACATGAGGATATGTACCGGATACTCGATGCGGTCGTCCCGCATCTGCCTGTGGATAAGCCTTCTTATCTTATGGGTGTGGGGACGCCGGCAAATATTCTGGAGGCAGTGGACAGGGGAATTGATTTCTTTGACTGTGTATACCCGAGCAGGAACGGGCGGCACGGCCATGTATATACGAACGGCGGAAAACTCAACCTGTTCAATGCCAGATATGAGCTGGATGCCGGACCGATCGAGGAAGGATGCGGATGTCCGGCGTGCAGAACTTATTCAAGGGCGTATATAAGGCATCTTCTGAAAGCAAAGGAAATGCTCGGAATGCGGCTCTGTGTTCTGCACAATCTCTATTTCTACAATACGATGATGGAAGAGATAAGAGAAGCTATTGAAAAGGGCAGTTATAAGGAATATAAGACAAAAAAGCTGGCAAAGATGGCAGGACAGGAAGTATAA
- the aroC gene encoding chorismate synthase produces the protein MAGSTYGTLFKITTWGESHGPAVGVVIDGCPAGLPLTNTDIQEFLDRRRPGQSRYTTARQESDEAEILSGVFEGKTTGTPVSILIRNQDQRSRDYGKIKDCYRPGHADYTFDCKYGFRDHRGGGRSSGRETIGRVAAGAVASRLLAGLGIQVTAYTSAIGTITVPRSEYNYECIRENALYMPNNDYAFKASAYLEQCIKNLDSSGGVIECAVTGMPAGIGEPVFDKLDAGLAKAVMSVGAVKGVEIGDGFRAAAANGSTNNDAFRSSDGHITKKTNHSGGVLGGMSDGSTILLRAAIKPTPSIAQPQKTVDCTGANTEITITGRHDPVIVPRAVVVIESMVAVTLADLLMTNMSAKMESLEKFYLGEL, from the coding sequence ATGGCAGGATCAACTTATGGAACTTTATTTAAGATCACAACCTGGGGAGAATCCCACGGTCCGGCTGTCGGCGTTGTCATCGACGGCTGTCCCGCAGGACTCCCTCTTACCAATACAGATATCCAGGAATTTCTTGACCGGAGACGGCCGGGGCAGAGCAGATATACGACGGCGCGGCAGGAATCCGACGAGGCGGAGATACTTTCCGGTGTATTCGAGGGAAAGACGACCGGAACACCTGTCTCTATTCTTATAAGGAACCAGGACCAGCGTTCCCGGGATTACGGCAAGATAAAAGACTGTTACCGCCCGGGACATGCAGACTATACATTTGACTGCAAATACGGTTTCCGGGATCACAGGGGAGGCGGGCGTTCCTCCGGACGCGAGACGATCGGCAGAGTCGCTGCCGGGGCTGTCGCTTCCAGGCTGCTTGCAGGCCTTGGTATACAGGTCACAGCCTACACGAGCGCGATCGGTACTATTACTGTGCCCAGATCTGAATATAATTATGAATGCATCCGTGAAAATGCCCTGTATATGCCAAACAACGATTATGCTTTCAAAGCTTCCGCCTACCTGGAACAATGTATCAAAAACCTGGATTCCTCAGGCGGAGTCATTGAATGTGCGGTGACCGGCATGCCTGCCGGCATAGGGGAACCTGTATTTGACAAGCTGGACGCGGGCCTTGCCAAAGCAGTGATGTCGGTCGGCGCCGTTAAAGGTGTGGAAATCGGAGACGGCTTCCGTGCTGCCGCCGCGAATGGCAGCACAAACAACGACGCCTTCCGCTCTTCTGACGGACATATAACGAAAAAAACAAACCATTCCGGCGGGGTCCTCGGAGGCATGAGCGACGGCAGCACGATCCTGCTGCGGGCAGCCATAAAGCCGACGCCATCCATCGCCCAGCCTCAGAAGACGGTAGATTGTACAGGAGCCAACACGGAAATAACCATCACAGGCCGCCACGACCCCGTGATCGTCCCCCGCGCCGTCGTGGTGATCGAATCCATGGTCGCGGTCACACTGGCCGATCTGCTCATGACAAACATGTCCGCAAAGATGGAGTCGTTAGAAAAATTCTACCTCGGGGAATTATAG
- a CDS encoding extracellular solute-binding protein, translating into MKSVLQRVYLTLILILLYAPIVTLMILSFNASKSRSKWGGFTTKWYVELFRNEQIMNALYTTLIIALLSALIATVIGTAAAIGIQALRSKFRTFMMGVTNIPMLNADIVTGISLMLLFIAFRFSLGFSTILFAHITFNIPYVILSVTPKLKQTNKSTYEAALDLGASPVHAFFKVVFPDILPGVSSGFLLAFTMSLDDFIITHFTKGPGVDTLSTKIYSEVRKGIKPEMYALSTIMFVTVLLLLVLVNIAPEEKQVRGRIPEKPRRRHKISRFLFRKVVPVMMAAVVIVGGVFYGSRADTGGADQVIVYNWGEYLDPDAITIFEEETGIDVVYEEYETNEIMYPKIQSGAIAYDVVCPSDYMIQRMLENDLLAEINFDNVPNIKEIGDTYMDMSRQFDPENKYSVPYTWGTVGILYNKKMVDEPIDSWSVLWDETYKDSILMQDSVRDAFGITLKYLGYSLNSTDLDELEAAKKLLIEQKPLVQAYVIDQVRDKMIGNEAAIGVIYSGEAIYTQWENPDLEYVIPKEGSNVWIDSWVIPKNAKHKENAEKFINFLCRPDIAKMNFDYITYSTPNVGGRALIEDEALRDNPIAFPPEKDLERCETFRFLGDENDAIYNELWREVKSK; encoded by the coding sequence ATGAAAAGTGTATTACAGAGAGTCTATCTCACCTTGATCCTCATCCTTCTCTATGCGCCGATCGTGACCTTGATGATACTTTCCTTCAATGCGTCCAAGTCCCGCTCGAAATGGGGAGGATTTACAACAAAATGGTATGTGGAACTGTTTCGCAATGAACAGATCATGAACGCCTTATATACGACGCTCATCATCGCCCTGCTCTCCGCTCTGATCGCAACGGTTATCGGAACAGCCGCGGCGATCGGGATACAGGCGCTCAGAAGTAAGTTCCGTACATTTATGATGGGGGTCACGAACATACCGATGCTGAACGCGGATATCGTGACTGGTATCTCCCTTATGCTTCTGTTCATCGCGTTCCGCTTCTCCCTCGGCTTTTCAACGATTTTATTTGCCCATATAACGTTCAATATCCCGTATGTCATATTGAGCGTCACCCCGAAGCTGAAGCAGACGAATAAGAGCACCTATGAAGCGGCGCTGGATCTGGGCGCGTCCCCTGTCCATGCGTTTTTTAAAGTCGTTTTTCCAGATATCCTTCCGGGAGTGTCCTCCGGATTTCTCCTGGCCTTCACAATGTCGCTGGATGATTTCATCATCACACATTTTACAAAGGGACCGGGCGTGGACACCCTGTCTACCAAAATATACAGTGAAGTGCGCAAGGGGATCAAACCGGAGATGTACGCCCTGTCCACCATCATGTTTGTCACCGTACTTCTCCTGCTCGTCCTCGTAAATATAGCGCCCGAGGAGAAGCAGGTGCGCGGGCGGATACCCGAAAAACCGCGGCGCAGGCATAAGATAAGCCGTTTCCTTTTCCGCAAGGTTGTGCCGGTCATGATGGCGGCCGTCGTGATCGTAGGCGGCGTTTTCTACGGTTCCAGGGCGGATACGGGCGGCGCTGATCAGGTTATCGTCTACAACTGGGGGGAATATCTGGACCCTGATGCGATTACCATATTTGAGGAAGAGACGGGCATTGATGTCGTATATGAAGAATATGAGACAAACGAGATCATGTATCCGAAGATACAGTCCGGCGCGATCGCCTACGATGTAGTCTGCCCTTCGGACTATATGATACAGCGTATGCTTGAAAACGACCTGCTGGCAGAGATCAATTTTGACAATGTCCCCAATATAAAAGAAATCGGGGATACGTATATGGACATGTCCCGCCAGTTTGACCCTGAAAACAAATATTCCGTCCCCTACACGTGGGGCACCGTCGGCATTCTGTACAATAAGAAGATGGTCGATGAACCGATCGACAGCTGGAGCGTGCTGTGGGATGAAACATACAAAGACAGTATACTGATGCAGGACAGCGTCCGTGACGCCTTCGGGATCACACTGAAATATCTCGGCTACTCGTTAAATTCCACGGATCTGGATGAGCTGGAGGCAGCCAAAAAGCTGCTGATCGAGCAAAAGCCGCTCGTGCAGGCCTATGTCATAGACCAGGTGCGCGATAAGATGATCGGCAATGAGGCGGCCATCGGGGTTATCTATTCCGGGGAAGCCATATACACGCAGTGGGAAAACCCGGATCTGGAATATGTAATTCCAAAAGAAGGCTCCAACGTCTGGATCGATTCCTGGGTCATCCCGAAAAATGCAAAGCACAAGGAAAATGCCGAAAAGTTCATCAATTTCCTGTGCCGGCCGGACATCGCCAAAATGAACTTCGATTATATCACCTACTCCACCCCTAATGTGGGCGGGCGCGCCCTGATCGAGGACGAAGCGCTCCGGGACAACCCGATAGCCTTTCCCCCCGAAAAAGACCTGGAGCGGTGTGAGACGTTCCGGTTCCTTGGTGATGAAAACGATGCCATATACAATGAACTGTGGCGCGAAGTAAAATCCAAGTGA
- a CDS encoding helix-turn-helix domain-containing protein, with the protein MDIGKKLKELRIAKDLTQEELADRAELSKGFISQLERDLTSPSIATLVDLLQVLGTTINEFFSEDPEEQIVFHDEDYFEKIDTDLKNKTEWIIPNAQKNMMEPIRLTLEPGGSTYLDVPHEGEEFGYVLKGSIKIHVGKKVYGAKKGEAFYFTPHSEHYIEGSRTTGAVIIWVSTPPSF; encoded by the coding sequence ATGGATATCGGAAAAAAACTGAAAGAACTGCGTATCGCCAAGGACCTTACACAGGAAGAGCTGGCGGACCGGGCCGAGCTTTCTAAAGGATTTATCTCACAGCTTGAGAGGGATCTTACGTCACCTTCCATCGCCACGCTCGTAGATCTGCTGCAGGTGCTCGGTACGACGATCAATGAATTCTTCAGCGAGGACCCGGAAGAACAGATCGTCTTCCACGATGAAGATTATTTTGAAAAGATAGATACCGACCTTAAGAACAAGACGGAATGGATCATCCCCAATGCACAGAAAAATATGATGGAACCTATCCGGCTTACACTTGAACCGGGCGGTTCCACGTATCTGGATGTTCCCCACGAGGGCGAGGAATTCGGTTATGTACTGAAGGGGAGCATTAAGATCCATGTCGGCAAGAAAGTGTACGGCGCCAAAAAGGGGGAGGCATTTTATTTTACCCCGCACTCTGAGCATTATATAGAAGGAAGCAGAACGACAGGGGCAGTCATCATATGGGTAAGCACCCCGCCCAGCTTTTAA
- a CDS encoding ABC transporter ATP-binding protein — MSNKLIDIVNVSKSFGDNLVLDDLNLYIRENEFLTLLGPSGCGKTTLLRIIGGFESPDTGKVIFDGKNITDLAPNKRQLNTVFQKYALFTNMTIAENIAFGLKIKGKTRSYINDKIRYALKLVNLEGFEDRTPDSLSGGQQQRIAIARAIVNEPKVLLLDEPLGALDLKLRQDMQYELIRLKNELGITFVYVTHDQEEALTMSDTIVVMNQGYIQQIGTPEDIYNEPKNAFVADFIGESNILPATMVQDKLVKILGANFPCVDIGFGKNKPVDAVIRPEDIDLVKPEDGIIEGVVTHLIFKGVHYEMEVTANNFEWLVHSTDMVPVGTEVGIQVDPFDIQIMKKPESEDAEAVTIEE, encoded by the coding sequence ATGTCTAACAAATTAATTGATATTGTAAATGTCTCAAAATCTTTCGGGGATAACCTTGTACTCGATGACCTGAACCTGTATATAAGGGAAAATGAATTTCTGACACTGCTCGGTCCGAGCGGCTGCGGCAAGACTACTCTGCTTAGGATCATCGGAGGGTTTGAGTCTCCCGACACCGGGAAGGTTATTTTTGACGGAAAGAATATTACGGACCTTGCGCCGAACAAACGCCAGCTGAACACCGTATTTCAGAAATATGCCCTGTTTACCAATATGACGATCGCAGAAAATATTGCGTTCGGCCTGAAGATCAAAGGAAAGACCAGGTCTTATATCAATGATAAGATCCGCTACGCTCTGAAGCTAGTCAATCTGGAAGGCTTTGAGGACCGCACGCCTGACTCCTTAAGCGGCGGCCAGCAGCAGCGGATCGCCATCGCACGGGCCATCGTAAATGAGCCGAAAGTGCTCCTTCTCGACGAACCGCTCGGCGCGCTCGACCTAAAGCTGCGCCAGGATATGCAGTATGAACTGATCCGGCTGAAAAATGAGCTCGGCATCACTTTTGTATATGTCACACATGACCAGGAGGAGGCGCTGACCATGTCCGACACTATCGTCGTCATGAACCAGGGATATATACAGCAGATCGGTACGCCTGAGGACATATACAACGAGCCTAAGAACGCCTTTGTGGCCGACTTTATCGGAGAGAGCAATATTCTCCCCGCCACAATGGTCCAGGATAAGCTCGTAAAAATACTCGGCGCAAACTTCCCGTGCGTGGATATCGGTTTCGGAAAAAACAAACCGGTGGATGCCGTCATCCGTCCTGAAGATATTGACCTTGTAAAGCCGGAAGACGGTATTATCGAAGGTGTCGTGACGCATCTTATCTTCAAGGGAGTCCATTATGAGATGGAGGTAACGGCCAACAATTTTGAATGGCTCGTGCACAGTACGGACATGGTTCCTGTCGGCACTGAGGTAGGAATCCAGGTGGACCCTTTTGATATACAGATAATGAAAAAACCAGAATCTGAAGATGCGGAGGCGGTAACCATTGAAGAATAA
- the yajC gene encoding preprotein translocase subunit YajC yields the protein MYALAAQSGSNWILLILVYVLIFGGFWFIFMRPQKKEQKRLQAMIADMAVGDTVLTTSGFYGVIIDITDDDVIVEFGSNKNCRIPMQKAAIAQVEKASAE from the coding sequence ATGTACGCATTGGCAGCACAGTCCGGGAGTAACTGGATTTTACTCATCTTAGTATATGTACTGATCTTCGGAGGCTTCTGGTTCATTTTCATGAGACCGCAGAAAAAGGAGCAGAAAAGACTGCAGGCTATGATCGCAGATATGGCAGTGGGAGATACAGTTCTTACGACAAGCGGGTTTTACGGTGTCATCATCGATATAACAGATGACGACGTTATCGTAGAATTTGGCAGCAATAAGAACTGCCGCATCCCTATGCAGAAGGCGGCGATCGCGCAGGTTGAAAAAGCAAGCGCAGAATAA